CTGGTTCGTGATCAAGAGGTGAGTTTGTCTCCCAAAGAGTTTCGCTTGCTGGAACTGTTTATGAGTTATGCTCGTCGGGTCTGGTCTCGTGAGCAATTGCTAGATCAGGTTTGGGGACCAGAATTTGTTGGTGACAGTAAAACTGTAGATGTTCATATTCGCTGGTTACGCGAAAAATTAGAAGAAGACCCTAGTCATCCAGAATACATTGTGACTGTGAGAGGTTTCGGCTATCGCTTTGGATAATATATTGAGATAGTTGTTAGTTTTTATTAATCACAAAGCAACTAACCACTCACATTCTCATGCTTTTATTGGGATTTTTTCTGGGTTTAGCGGTAGGTATTGGGTTTTGGATTTGGCAACAAGTTCAATTAAAGCGCTACTTGGGGCGAGTACTGCAACCGTTAAGCTCTGGTTCTGACAAGGTAGTGCTACCGCTAATACCTCGTTTGCAGCGCGAAATAGCAACAGTGAAGCAGCAGCGACAAGATTTGCAGCAGTCGCTACAAACCTACCAAGACCTGCTGGATTTTGCCCCACTGGGATATTTGCAGGTAGATGAAGAAAATCAATTGCTGTGGTGCAATCAGCAAGCGCGAGAAATATTGTATCTGCAAAGTTGGCAAGCCGGACAGGTGCGCTTATTGCTGGAATTGGTGCGGTCTTATGAACTTGACCATTTAATTGAACAAACTCGTGATTGGCAGAAACCACAGACAAATGAGTGGGTATTTCACCCGTCTTGTGATGATGCGGCACAGATGCCAACTGTCAAATCACTGAAGTTGCGAGGATCTAGTTTACCTTTACCCAACGGACAAGTCGGGGTTTTTCTGGAAAATCGTCAACCCCTGCTGGATATGAATCAACAACGCGATCGCTCTTTTTCGGATCTGGCTCACGAACTGAGAACGCCATTGACTTCGATTCGTTTGGTTGTGGAAACTTTACAAAACCGTTTAGATCCGCCCTTAAATCGTTGGGTGAATCGGCTCATGCAGGAGGTTGATCGACTGATTAACTTGGTACAAAGCTGGTTGGAACTGACCCAAATGGAAGCCAACCCAACTATGCAATTACATCTAGAAACTGTGTCAGTGCGATCGCTCATTGCATCTGTATGGGAAACATTAGAACCATTAACGCAAAAGCAACGTCTGTCTCTTGACTATTCTGGAGCAGAGAATCTGTGTATTAAAGCAGACCCCGCCCGCATTTATCAAGTTTTTCTCAACTTGCTGGATAACAGCATCAAATATAGTCCTCCTGGTACTTGCATTCAAGTCCAAGCCAAAATATTATCTGCACAAGATACTCATAGTAGCGATGGGCTACGCCCTGCCGGAGGTAATCGCGCTGTCAATATTTTGGAAATAAATCTTATTGATTCGGGAATAGGTTTTTCTGAAGCTGATTTGCCCCATATTTTTGAGCGATTTTACCGGGGAGATAAAGCGCGGACTCATTCTTCATTGCCAGAAAATAATTCTCTGGGAACGATTGTGGGTAATGGTTTAGGTTTGGCCATCGTCAGGCAAATTATTGTCGCCCACGGCGGTTCCATCAAAGCCATGAACGATCCAGAAACTGGTGGCGCTTGGATGCAACTTCAACTTCCTGAAGTTATGGCAAACTCCCGCAGCCAAGACTATAGTTAAGAATATCTTCACCTTTGAGACTATAAGTGTGGAAGCTGCCTTGTATGATCACAATCCCCACCCTAAAAATCCCCAGTTGGCACGTGCAATTCGGCGCTTAGAACGGGACGTATTACGTATGGGCGCTTTGGTAGAACAATCCTTTCGCCTCAGCCACCAAGCACTATTTGCCCGTGATTTAACGGCAGCTGAGGAACTTCCCCGATTAGATAAAAAAATTGATCGCTTTTATAGACAAATAGAATCAGATTGTACGGCAATCATGACGCTACAAGCACCTACGGCTCAGGATTTGCGTTGTTTAAGTGCGTTTATGCAGTTAGTGCGAGACTTAGAGCGTATTGGCGATTATGCTGAGGATTTAGCTAATATTGCCGTTAAAATTTTTCCTTATCCGCCTCATATGTCTTTACCAGACATTGAAAATATGTCTCACCATGCACAAGCAATGCTAGCAACTAGCTTAAAGGCTTTAGCTGATTTGGATGAAGTTGGTGGACGAGGTTTAAAGCACCTAGATGATGCTGTAGACAATGCTTATGACCATGTTTATCAGACTTTAGCCCAGCAACGGGATGTTCCAGGTGTAGTCGAGCCAATTTTGCTGCTAGCACTGGCAATTCGTTGTCTGGAACGGATGGCAGACCATGCCACTAATATCGGACAAAGAGTAGCATACATCGTCACCGGACAACGTTTTTAATCAGGTCTTAGGTATGAGAAATCGGGATTGGTAAATAAATTACCAATCTTTTTTTTGGTTTATTTTTCTGTAAATGTTTGTTTAATTTGCTCTTGTATTATCAAATAAAAGTAGTGTTTTATACTGAGATATGTATTTTTTTAGGCTAAAATCTTGTCTTTTCATTCTTTTGATAAAAATCAATGTTTATTAGAGATGAAAACTTATGTATTAATACGCAAGCAAAGTAAAGTTTTATTTTATACAAAATTTTTGCTTAAAAAAATACAACCATTAAAATTTTGTTAACCAACATACACTTTACCAAATGATTACCTTTTCTTAAACTCGCTCAATTACAGTACCTACAGACAACAGAAAAACTGTTTTTTATCTCACTAATGCAGAAACTAGATGTCATTTAAGTGACACGCCTAGTTAGATTGGTTAGCGATCGCCTAAGCCAGCCTAGAAATTTAATTTTTCTGCTAAATTAGGAGTTTTTGCGGGTATAAAAGTGAGATTTTCGGCGAGGTTTATCCGGTTTTTTAGCTGCGAAACCCCAAAATTTTGGCAAAATTTCGATGAGTTCTGATTCTAATGATCTAAATAATATATGCACGAATTAAGTAGAGATTGAATTTTTCCGTGAGATTTTCCCATTGATTAATTAACAGACCAATTTAGTTTGCACTCTTACAAGTACTTGCATAATGTCTCCCACCAGTCTCACTCCAAACGTATCTAATGTATCGAATGAATCTAGCCCCAGTGGAGAGTTACCACAAAGGTTATTTACGCGCAGAGAAGTAATTCCGCCTGATCAGGATGTATTGTGGCGCATTGAGCGCGGAGCGGTTCGGACTTTAACCTGGAGCGAAGATGGAATATTTATTACTCTCGGTTATTGGGGTGCTGGTGATCTGATTGGCTATTCTTTATCAAAAGTTCAACCCTACCAGATTGAATGCCTAACAAGTGTAGAGGTAACCGTTATACCGCCTCAGCTTTGGTATAGAGATATTGATGCTTTTTTGTCCCACATTCAACATTCAGAAGAGCTTTTAAGTATTGTACATCTCAAACCGATGTCGTTACGTTTGGGGAAATTTTTGCTGTGGTTAAGTGAAAAATTTGGACGTGATGTGGAACAGGGTAAATTAATTGACCTAAATATTACTCATCAGGAAATGTCCGAAGTGTTAAATACTACTCGTGTTACTGTAACCCGGCTTCTACAGCAATTTGAAGAACAAGGAGTATTGTTACGCTATAAGCGGCGAATTATTCTTCTTTCACGAAATAAATAACCAAAAAATATAGTATAAAAAAATGAGAATTAACTTGTGTTAATTAGCAAAAATTTGCTATATTCATTACTGAAGTTTTAAGTGAATTGCCTGAAAAAACAGCAAGTTTTTTGATGGTTTCAATTATTTGGTGTGAGTGAAATTAAAAACATGAAAAAACTACTTTGGAATGCGCTTAAGGTTAGTCCAGCTATTGCTGCAACATTATTTGCTGCTAATAGTGCCTTCGCGGTTGAAGTCAATGAACAAGTAACAACTGTTGCTCAGTTGTCCCAAGAGGCTAATAGCATTGGTCAAGTAACATCTGTTTCTCAGTTTTCGGATGTACAACCTACAGACTGGGCGTTTCAAGCTTTACAGTCTTTGGTTGAGCGTTACGGTTGTATCGCAGGTTATCCCAATTCCACATACCGTGGTAACCGTGCCTTAACTCGTTACGAATTTGCAGCTGGTTTGAACGCTTGTTTAGACAGAGTTAATGAACTGATTGCGACAGCAACCGCCGATGTAATTACTAGACAAGACCTAGCTACATTACAGCGCTTGCAAGAAGAATTTTCTGCTGAATTGGCTACCCTGCGTGGTCGTGTAGATTCCTTAGAAGCTCGGACGGCTGAATTAGAAGCAAATCAGTTTTCTACCACCACTAAGTTGAAGGGTGAAGCTATCTTTGCTCTAGGTGGTGCTTTTGGTGACGAAAGAGTAGGCGGTGGCGACATACAAGATAATATCACTTTCGCTAACCGGGTTCGTTTGAACTTGGAAAGCAGCTTCACAGGAACGGATAAATTGCAGGTTCGTTTGCAAGCTCGTAACATTGCCCAATTAGACGGCGGCAGTTCCTCAAGACCAAATATCACTGGTACCAACATGACCCGCTTGGGCTTTGATGGTGATAATGGTAACAACGTTGAAATTTCTAAAGTTAACTACGAATTCAACCTGAGTGATGCAGTTCGAGTTAAGGTTGATGCTTCTGGTGCTGAAATATGGAATAACACTAATGTGTTCAACTCAAACTTCAGTAGTAGTGGTTCAGGTTCTATCTCTCGCTACGGTCGTTTCAGCCCCATCTATCGGGCATCATCTCCTGGTGGTGCTGGTTTAACTGTGACATTAAATCCCAAAGGAGCTATTAGCTTCACGGGGGCTTATATGGCACCCAGCGCTGAGGACCCTACCGATGATAATGGTCTGTTGAATGGCGCTAACGCATTTTTTGGTCAAATAGACTTCAAACCCAGCCAAGCTTTAAACTTAGGTTTTACCTACTCTCGTACTTATCAGAACCCTGCCAACGGTGTAAATCTGTTCGGTAGCCAAGGTAGCGCTTTTGCTAATAGACCTTTTGGTAACACTGCTACCTCAGCCAATAACTATAGTGTACAAGCAAACTTCAGACCTAGTTCGGCATTGTCAGTAGGCGGTTGGGCTGGTTACACCACAGCAGAATCTGAAGTTGCCGATGCTGATGCAGACATTTTTTACTGGGCTGCCAACATAGGTATCAGAGACTTTGGTAGAGAAGGGAACTTACTTGGTGTGATCTTTGGTCAACCCCCGAAAGTAACCGGTGGTTCTGTAGATTCCGAATCAGATACCTCTTATCATTTAGAGGGTCTTTATCGGATGCGTCTCACTGAGAATATCGCTGTCACCCCTGGTTTGTTGGTGATTTTCAACCCTGAACACAATAGCAATAACGAAACCATTTATGTAGGTACTTTACGTACTACCTTCAGTTTCTAAAATTGGTGTTAGTGAGAAGTTAAATAAAAAGCCCGCCTCAGTGCGGGCTTTTTGGTGGAAAATTATCACTACGTGGGATGATAATCTTGTGAATTTGGCATATCTACTGCTGGGCGATCGCTACTCCATGCCCACCAAACGTAACCACATTGGCAATTGTAAAACTCCTGCCATTTACGACGATGTTTTTCTGTGCTTACAGGCGATCGCCTATTGATCCAAACTTGTACAGCTTCGCGGCTACTGGCGTGACAGCTAGGACAGCAAAACTCGTAAGCGTGAACTGCCTGATCTGTCCATTTAGGCGGAATGGGAGCAAATGCATCCATTTAATCTTAATTGGGAGTTCGTAGTTAAGAATTTAAGTAGTATTATCTCATGTATATGAGAATAAGTTTTTCAACGCAGAGGGACGCTAAGTTAGCGCATACGCCGTTAGGCGTTCCCGCAGGGTAGGTACGCTGAGTTAGGATTTTGGATGATAACTACGAATTACGAATTACGAATTACGAATTATTAGAATGGAGCCAAGGGTTGAAATTCGCCGTTTGTTGGATGTGATGCCTGCTTCTAGTCGAATGACTACCAAAATTGTCAGCAAACCGGAGCAGCCAAAGGTGATTGATGCTATTTTTCCTCTACCTGGGAATCAGGATCGACCGATATATATTAATTTTGATTTGTGGTTGCGCTTGGCTAAACCACAACGGGATTTATTGCTATTCCAGAAGGTTAGCTGGTTGATGGGGGTGAAGTGGTTTAAACCTGATATTTATCAAGGTGTGGTTTTGCTGGGGTTTTTGGCTGGATTGCTGGAATCAGCGCAAACAGATGTGGTGGGTGTGGCTGTGGCTGGGGGTTTAAGTGCGATCGCTTTGGTGCGGATTTGGCGGACTAATAAATCTTCGCAATCAGAGTTAAACGCCGATTTAGCCGCGATCCAAATAGCCCAACGCCGGGGTTACTCGGAAACTGAAGCCGCCCAGCATTTATTATCTGCGATTGAGGCGATCGCTCAGATTGAAAAACAGTCTACTCTGAATTTTAGCGAATTAATTCGTTGCCAAAACTTACGCGCGATCGCTGGTTTATCACCAGTCGGTGTACCAAAAAGTTATCCATAGACATTTGACAGCTATCACTAATAATTATTGACAGTGATAAAGTTCATAAACATAGCCGTTGATGGCTGGCAAATTTTTATTTTCTGCGTCACATTTTTGGACTTCCTCGGCTATGGGAGCATGAAAATTAACTAACCATAAATCAAAGGGTCGTGGTAATTCCTTTAAGGTGTTATCTAGGGATGTAGTAGAAGTATTGGGGTCTTGGTCTTGATGGGCGAGGAGAAATTGCGTATTAGCTTGTGAACCGGAGAATTTTAACTCCCAGGCTATCCCCATCATTTCTCCAGTTTGGACTAAGCTTTTGTGGGTTGTAGCAATGAGAACTGGAAGTTGGGAATTTTGTTCAATCAGAGAAACGAGTAAATCAGGGCGGTAATATTTGCGATAACCGAGATTAGAAGTAACTGTGATCGCACTAATTAATCCCATCAACCAAATGAGGATGACAGCTTGCTTTCCTGTGATCCTCCATTTACCGATGTCTCGATTTTGATAACAAACTGCCAGACTTGCCCCCAGGAGGATAATCACAGCCGGAAAGTAGACAAAATTGTAGCGCGCGCCCCGTGTGAGGTCGATACCCAGAAAATAAGTAAAGAAAAAGAATAAAGCGATCGCTCCTAATACTACCCCAGCTAATACCTGAGTGATTAACCGAGTTTCAGGCTGCTGTAGCTGAACTTTCAGACCACGAACTAAAATCGGTGTTGCCCAAATAAAGAAAATTAACATCACCAATCCAGACGCAATCACAACTGTTAACTGTGGTGCTTCCACTGGTAGCAAGGAAATCATCGTAATCCAGGCGGCTAAAGCTTGAAAAATGGGGTTGATCCAATCTAGTCCCACACGCTCACCTTGAATCCACTCTGTTAAACTACTGCGATAGCGATTCTGTAAAAAGCTCGGTAACCAAACAACAGCAGCGACAGCAGTACCAGCTGCAATAAAATAAATCCGCCACCACAGAGAAGAAAGAAACAGCAAAGTTTTTGTGTGGGTATATTGTTGCCAAGCGACAAAAATCAATACCAAGGCTTCAGCACCGAGAGTCAGAACAAAAAAGTAATGAGTCGCAATACCCAAGGCGTTCACTCCCACCCAAGCAATGATTAGCCAAAGCGGTAACAATGTTCGGTTTTGCAGGTGACGGATCGCAATTACCAAGCAAGTCAGAGAGGCCATCACCCAAATCACAGCTAAACTATAATGACGCGCTTCTTGTGCTAAAAAAATACCATAGGGTGAAACTGCCATCATCGCCGCCGATAATTGCCCCACTAATGCCGAACGAAAAGCTAATTTGCCTAAAAGATAAGCGCCGGGAATAGAGGCTGCACCGAGTAAAGCGGGTAGAGAACGCCCAGCCCACAGTGACACTAAACCGAATGGGTGAGGAAATAACTTCATCCATAAATGAGCCATGACAAAATACAGGGGTGGATGAGTATCTTGTGTGACCATGAGATGAATCACATCTCCAATACCAGCTGTGGGATTTATTTGCAGTGGTTGTAATAAGATATCAGGTGCGATCGCTTGATCTAGAGGTACTGGTAAAAAACTATTGCCCAGACTAAACACCAAGGTAGCAAATTCATCAATCCAAGGAGGCTTGGCGGTCAAATTAGCTAAACGTAAGCTGATACCGATGATTAACCAAATCAACAACAGCAGAGGCTGAAACCAGCGAGCTGAAACGGTAGAGCGCCAATTCTTAGACAAATACATCAATTTTGAGGCAGAATTTTTGTGGGCTAAAGGTAGAAATCAGTCATGTCGGCAACCCCAACAGTGACTTTGATCGCTACACCAGCAACCAGTGAATTTGTATATATTAGACTCACCTTTGAGATTTAAGTTCAATTAAATTTTGGCTATTTCACGTCGGTGACGCGCCAACTGAGTTTTAAGTTCACCCAGAAATTCCAAATAGTCACAATGGCGATCGCTATCAGATTAGCAATGTATGTCTTACGAATAATGAAATAGAACTTCAGATTTAATCCCATAACTGTGAGTGTGAAATCGATGGTGAAATCCCTCAACATAAAGTTAGGCGTAAAGTTAAATACCAAATTCAATAGCAGTACATTCAACACCAATCCAGCGAGGCAAATTAAATTAAATTTCAAAAATCGCTTCAGACGTTGATGCCATTCATTTTGCTTGCTACTGACATCTGCAAAAGTCCAAGCATCATTCCACAAGAAATTATTGAAAATGGCAATTTCACCAGCAATGATTTTACTCCGCGTTAGGGGTAAAGCCAAAGTAGTCGGATCACTGAGTAAATAAAGTATAGCCATATCCACAAACACCCCACTCAGTCCCACCAATCCAAACCGCAGGAATTTATCAATGGGGAAATTGATTTTTTTCTGAACTCGTCCCAGCGCTCCCGTAGACAATCGCAAACGGACTAAGTGCTGTAAATATTCTAAATATTGCTTCCATGTCACCTTACTTTCACCTTGTTGGCGTTCACAGAAGACATAACCAACTTCAGCAATTTGATTGACATTTCCCCGGCCAATTATCTCCAAAAGAATTTTGTATCCCACTGGATGGAGTGTGACACCGGCAATACAGGCGCGGCGCACCATAAAATAACCACTCATGGGGTCAGAAACTCTCCCCAATACTCTAGGTAGGAGAATTAATCCTAATACCTGAGCGCCACGGGACAAAAAACGCCTGATCAGATTCCAACTACTAACGCCACCTCCTTCGACATGACGGCTAGCGACGGCTAAATCTGCGCCCTGTTTAATTGCAACCAATAATTGAATTAATATTTCTGGTGGATGTTGTAAATCTCCGTCAATTACCCCTAGTATGCTACCCTTGGCTACTTGCCATCCACGAATTACAGCTGAAGACAATCCCCGTTCTTGTTCGCGTCGCATGACCTGCAACTGCGGGTATTCCCCCATGAGGGATTGTGCTATTTCCCAAGTGCGGTCGGGACTATCATCATCAACTACTATTATTTCGTATTCTTCTGGGATAAATTCATTGAGTAATTCACTCAATATTTTGACAACATTTTGAATATTGTCACGCTCTTGATAAGTGGGAATTACCAGGGAAAAATAGATGGTTGGACGATCAGCGTCTAAGCTGGAAGGGGGTAATTCAGAAATTTGTAATGGGGTAGTTATTTCGGACAACAAGGCATTTGTTTTTTCACTCATACGGGGCGATAAAATTATAGCAAAAACATTTTTTATGGCGATTAATTTGGTTTAAATATGGATTTTATCAATCCTGATAGTCTGAAGTTTCATGCTAATTTCTGCGAAAATAATAAGAGTAACTTGGTTATCACTGATGCCCTGTAAAACTGTTGATAGTATTTTGGATCATGCCCTTTTGGGGTATGATTTATCTCCCGCCGATGGAGTGGTATTGTTAAAACAAACTGATCCAGATGCGATCGCTGCCATTCGGACTACAGCTGACAAACTCCGCTACAGTCAAGCTGGCAATACGGTAACTTACATTATTAACCGCAATATCAACTTTACGAATATCTGTGAGCAACACTGTAGTTTTTGCGCTTTCCGCCGGGATGACGGTGATGCTGGTGCTTACTGGTTAGATTGGGCGCAAATTGTCGAAAAATCCACAGATGCAGTCCAAAGAGGTGCAACGGAAATCTGTATGCAGGGAGGATTAAACCCACAAGCGCAGATCAACGGTAAGTCTTTACATTATTACCTCAAGCTCGTAGAAACCATCAAGCAGGAATTTCCCCAGATACATCTACACGCTTTCTCTCCCCAAGAAGTGGAATTTATCGCCAGAATTGATGGCATTGCATATGCTGATGTGATTGCGGCTTTGCGGGATGCTGGTGTAGGCTCAATGCCAGGAACAGCAGCTGAAGTCTTAGATGATCAAGTCAGGCGGGTACTGTGTCCAGAAAAGATTGACACAGCCACTTGGCTAGAAATCGTTGGTACAGCTCACAAATTAGGTTTACCCACCACTAGCACTATATTATCGGGGCATATTGAAACTTCAGAACAACAAATTGGGCATTTAGAAAAATTGCGATCGCTGCAAAAAACTGCCATTGATCACGGATATCCGGCGCGCATTACTGAGTTTATTCCATTACCATTTGTCGGACAAGAAGCACCGAAATCATTACGCCGTCGTGTCGGACGTGATCAACCAGTGTTAAATGATGCCTTATTACTCACAGCTGTGGCGCGGATTTATTTGGGAAATTACATCCCTAATCATCAACCAAGTTGGGTAAAACTGGGGCTGGCTGGTGCGACTGAAGCTTTATTGTGGGGTTGCAACGATATCGGCGGTACGCTCATGGAAGAACACATTACCACAATGGCTGGAGCCTTGGGTGGAACTTGTATGGAAGTGGAAACTCTGCAAAGTGCGATCGCATCTCTAGGAAGACCCCACCAACAACGAGATACTCTTTATCAAAGAGTCATTAGTCATTAGTCATTCATTGGGAAGTTACCCTCTTATCCCCCCTGCTCCCTGCTCCCCTGCCTCTTCTCCCCACTCCCCACTCTAAATGATCCCCAGGACACCAATCCAGGATAGGATAGACGTTGATTTACGTATTATTCACTGAACACTTATGAAGCGCTATTGGTCGCGTCTACTTGCCTTGGTCTTGGTTGTAACCCTTGGCCTCATGGGCTGTTCTGGTAGTCCAGACAGTTTGACAGGCGATTATCGTCAAGATACCTTGGCTGTAGTCAATATTATGAAAGAAGCTCTGGATCTAACAGCAGATTCACCCGACAGAGGAGCAATTCAAGCCGAAGCACGTCAAAAAATCAACGATTTTTCAGCTCGCTACCAACGAGTTAAGTCTGTTTCCGGTCTGAGTTCCTTTACAACCATGCGAACAGCTCTCAACTCCCTAGCTGGACACTACAGTTCTTACCCAAATCGTCCCTTACCCGAAAAGCTCAAAAATCGCCTAGAGCAAGAGTTACAACGGGTAGAAACCGCGCTGAGGCGTGGGGCTTAAATATTGGCTATTCGATTGTTAAGAGTCAAAAGTCTAGAGTCTTCAGTTTTTACTCTCGACCGTTGACTCTTGACTCCTTTCTCAACTTTAGCTAGTACATGGCGTAAATAAACAGACCATTCAAAATCCATGAAAAGCCCATTTTATAAGCTTTTTGACTTTTGACTTTTGACTTCACGGCGGTACTAGTCTGTCTTTTGAATTTCCGCGTTTTGCAATTAATTGAACTACTATAATTCCCCACTCCCTTCTACAGGTACAACGCCAGTCGCTACAAATTTGGGAAAGTTCGCAACTGGCTGGTTCCTTGATCACGTTTCAACCCACTCCCCATCAAATAAATAGCCATAAATAGGAAATATTCGGCAAGATATTCTGGATTCTATGGGACTTAAATCACCAAAAAAGTAGAATATGAATTACCCCAAAAATAGCCCAAGTGTGCTTTTTGTTCAGTTGACCTGCAAAATTTCTCCAAACATATGGCAACAGAAACAGAATTTTGGCAGTCTTGAACAGGTAAGCTGCAAAACTTTTAATACCTGTAGCTAGAAATTATTTGCATTAGGATTGATTACTGATTTGTGCTTCTACTTTTAGGTATGTCTAACTGTCCTTTGAATCTTGTGAGAACAATTTTATTTTGGCGTTGTCTGTTCGCTACCGTTTTCACCAGTAGTTTGTTGATTTCCCACTTTGGTATCCAACCAGCACAGGCGCAAGTAACGGAGTATTGCCAATTATCCACAGCCGCAGAAAAAGCCAAAGAAGACTTACGTTTGTCAGCCCTCCAAGGCAATCAAGATGCCCAGAATCGCTACGAACAACTGCTGAAACAACACGCACAGGATTTGCAAAATTGCCGCAATCGGACTTGGCCACAAACCCAAGCCATCTGGTTACGTTTATATCCCTGTGACATTCAGCGAGGATCGATTGACCTGGTTATGGATCGGATTGTCAACCGGGGCTATAACCAAATTTATGTAGAAGTTTTTTCGGATGGGCAAGTATTATTACCAGCAGCAAGTAATCCCACAGTGTGGCCATCTGTAGTTCGCACCGCAGGAGCCGAAAACATCGATTTGCTGTCTGTGGCTATTGAAAAAGGGCGGCAACGGGGTTTAAAAGTTTACGCTTG
This genomic interval from Nodularia sp. LEGE 06071 contains the following:
- the cofH gene encoding 7,8-didemethyl-8-hydroxy-5-deazariboflavin synthase subunit CofH; the protein is MPCKTVDSILDHALLGYDLSPADGVVLLKQTDPDAIAAIRTTADKLRYSQAGNTVTYIINRNINFTNICEQHCSFCAFRRDDGDAGAYWLDWAQIVEKSTDAVQRGATEICMQGGLNPQAQINGKSLHYYLKLVETIKQEFPQIHLHAFSPQEVEFIARIDGIAYADVIAALRDAGVGSMPGTAAEVLDDQVRRVLCPEKIDTATWLEIVGTAHKLGLPTTSTILSGHIETSEQQIGHLEKLRSLQKTAIDHGYPARITEFIPLPFVGQEAPKSLRRRVGRDQPVLNDALLLTAVARIYLGNYIPNHQPSWVKLGLAGATEALLWGCNDIGGTLMEEHITTMAGALGGTCMEVETLQSAIASLGRPHQQRDTLYQRVISH
- the psb27 gene encoding photosystem II protein Psb27, which encodes MKRYWSRLLALVLVVTLGLMGCSGSPDSLTGDYRQDTLAVVNIMKEALDLTADSPDRGAIQAEARQKINDFSARYQRVKSVSGLSSFTTMRTALNSLAGHYSSYPNRPLPEKLKNRLEQELQRVETALRRGA